The nucleotide window GAGAAATTTTTTGACTCAATTTTATGATCCAACAGTGACAGATGGTGATTTTTTTGGTTGTTGTTATTCTGATTCAAATCTCTGAGCATAACATAAAACAGGCAGTCAAACCATATAATGCATTTAACACAAGATAAATGAATGAGATAAAACTAAGGTCTAttggttttatgaaaaataatttttataaaaaaatattttttataaagatatttttaatgattttattatattattaaattaataatatataaatatattatatatatatatataaatatttttatattttaatgaaattattaaaattaaaaaaataattttctctttaaaaaaaaaatcttaaaattagcttaattttttatttgactaAAAAAATATTTCTCTGATCCTATAGTTACTTGTAAGATGGCTCATAATGATCTTGAGGCTGTTCAAAATATTGTGCTTATGCAACAACATTCTGTACCTTTTCCCTTATCTATTTCTAATTAGGTTCCTGATTAATTTAAATTGGACCAAAAATAGTCAAACTCGCATTTAACTCAAAACGTGATTGAATTGGATCGAAATTAAACTATAATTATCAGGTTTGATTTTGAGTCAAAccaaaatttttcatttaaaaaataaaaaaattagccTGTTAGATTTGAATTAGACCATATTGAGTTGGAAGCTTGTAGGGTTTAAGGATCAATTTTGAGCTGATTCATATCGAAATTAATCTAACGACTGAGTCTACTCTATTGTTTGTGCTGCATACATTTTTTTAGCAAAAAAGTGgctatttctaatttttttcattATCATAATTGGAATAACTTGattctttttatatataaaatattcttaattagactattaatttattactattttattcatggtgttaaattaatatttttataataataataataataacaatattttataaatattattttaaatgtattACTATTACtagtattattttaaattattatttgtaatattgTTATTATCAAATTCTATTAgagttatttaaaattatattatattatatgtaaaaataattaaatttctttagagtattattattattattattattattattattattattattattattaccaaagttttatttaatttaaatataatgaaAGTAGTTTGGAACTATTTGAAGAGAGAAAAAGGACCTAAgtgaataagttagaaatgttcaAGGACCTATGatgtaattaaaagttaaaaaaacttttaaaaatgcagcagacacccccccccccctcttcttTCTCTCTGACTTCTTCCTTCCCTCAACcttatctctctctttctctagCCAGGGGCCAAATCACCGCCAGCCAGCATCTTCGACCACCACTCTCACCATCAGTGACCTCCGACGACGTCCCAACAGCGAGCTCTGACAGCCAAAATGCAAGGAAGGGGAGAGAGAAGTTCGCGCGTCAACGGAGCTTTAGACCCTTATTCCTGACATTTCATACACTAGGCAACCATGCTTCCACCAGAGTTCACCTCCCGAAGCTAGGTGCACCTTTCCCGACTAGTGATGCTCCAAACCCCTGCCAGTAGCTTATCATTCCAAGAAGAGAGAAAAAGTGGGTTTTCGCCACTTTTTGGCGAGATTCCAACCGATTCGATCGTTAGATCGGTAATTTGACTGTCGGATCGGTGATTCGAGACCACTGATGAACTCAAGCTAATGACACTTTCAAGATGAGATCAACTCTCTCCGATTGGACACCATTTGGAAAAGGCAATCATCGGACAATCCAGATTATTTAGTGAGATTTTTGACCTTTTTCAATacctataaattaaatataattatatgataattattaataatttatgagcTTCGCTTAGGTGCAATCGGATCTGCAATAGCTCACCGACACTCAAAACTGAGTTTTCAGTCTAGTTTGGGTGTTCGACGAGCTGTCCTAATAgtcatttctagtatttttagatTTTTCGGATGCGTTTTAAGTAGCAGAATTTACAAAGGTAGTCTCTAACTCAAGTTGTGTAGTTTGTACCTTAATTAAGCTAGCTGattaaatctgtaaaatattcctgactcagtaaaattaagtaaaataacttTAATTAATATAAGGATAATGTAAAGGACTTTcagaaatatttttataatttttaaagtgctgaaaataattATATAGACAATAGAGGAGTTAGAAACCCGAGCTAGAGTTTGGAAGATTGGACCTAGATTAGGATTCTTGTAGGCCCTGGATGAGCATTATAATTATTGTTGTGAGCCTGAGGCCCTTGTGTTGCTATTGTTGAATTTTTCTTACAGGGAGTTAGGTCCAGTTATATGGGAGTCTCTGTCAAAATTTCGATAATACCTTAGGAATTATTCttgcttctttaattaaattaattcgtTAATTATGCTAGTAATTTGATAGAGGTCAGTGTGTCTGTACAGGTGATTGATGCCGGCTAGCCTTTCTTCTCTCCAACTGAACCAACTGCAATTGGGTCAACCAGTCTATGAgtttgatattaattttatttgtaatttcaatattactaATTTCTATTCAAAGCatactcatgcattcacttatatgtatgtatataattaCTTAAATGTTAGGCATGCTACTTTGTTGCATATATTATTGAATTTGTTTATGGATGTCGCCTTAAGATAAATTGAAACTGTGTGTGTGTGTTGACGTAAGCATGGTGTGGATATgaatatgggtaggatgggtagtcACAGTTGGAGCTTGACTTGTTGAAAACTGGTCCttatttatggataagtcgggatgAGCATGACTTTGAGTTGATATTGCTGACCTCCGCACTtaaattattaagcgaaagtctagcTTGAGTTGACCTCGCTAGCAGGTATTAAATTAGGAGAGTTGTATAGAGGATTAGCTCTCATATATACATTGATGTGATACACTGGGTGcgtgagtagctccaaattatcttctcgtacgaatattaaatgaattattattatatgtgatggatgtgcatttcatattaggattgcactagttttagatagttatagacattacatctataatcaatatctataCTCTTTGATTCGTATGCTCATCCCTATTTAAATATTCTTCTCACGTTGTAGGAGGAGCGAGTTTATTTTTCGAGTCTAACATTCAATTTCCTTCGCAGGTTGTGGTGCTTCTTAGTCTAATAGTTTTTATTATATGTTAAATTGCTAGAACTCTATTGTGACATTTGTTTATGAatatattgtattaattaataatattaaatattttgtataAGCTGTGTATCGGGATTGAGCTAGACTCCCCCAGTAATGAATTTTTTATAGTTATCGGGTTGGGTTAGTCCaactaaatttataatattttatttttattttgttcatATGTTGAGTCTTGATTTTAATCCtggttaaaagtttaggaatagtgAGGTTTATTAGAGGCTTTGAGAGTTTTATGTTGGCTTAAGTTTAAGTGTCGGTCTGTCCCGTGAAATCAAATCCTACAATAATACTAGAAATTTATCTTAATATCTACATATTTGTCACATTTATCTTTATATATGTTGTATTTTAAATGTCAAATGTCCACTCTCGTATAATATAATTGACTTAACCATAAatctataaaatttatataaaacacttattccactccttcatttcattcattttgTTTTGATCACATGAGTTATATTCACATttattactttattcttttagggCTATTTTGTAGCAAGAAAAAAGgagagtaaaatgataaaagaaggtaaaaaaaaaaaaaaaaagcaatttcCATGTTTTGTTTGAAGGAAAAAATATAgaagaaagaaattaaaattcccaATCTCCTAATTtgtaaaaaggaaaatgaaaaaataattatgaggatttgtgtaaaaataattaaaaagtattttGAGCTATTTTACTTTTTGCTCAAACTGGATAAAAAAGAGTGAAAGacagtattaattttttttcctttaatatttatttattaaatatgaaCATAATAGTAAAAACTGTAATAATTTTCTCCCCACTTTTCTTTCCATTAAAtcctagaaaaaaaaatttataaataaaataataaattttctttttgtaaaaattttcctttctttACAATTTCACTCATTTTTCATTCTCTAATTTTTCATTtcctataaatatatttataaaaaaaaataataatttccttttcATACAAATTTTACTTTCTTCACAATTTCACTCATTTCCATTTTTGCTTCTCCTTTCTACAAAACACGCTATCAGATAATAGAACGTAAATACTTCAATCAATTGTATTTTcacattaaaattatattattccaATTTATTaagataataaatatataaatatttaatttaattgttccTGGATCCGAGTTGGATATGCTGTATGAATTCTAATTTTTTGGGGTATGTTGTGTCGTGTCGTGCGGTGTGGATTATAATAGGGAGACTGCAGTGCACGCAGGCCGAAAATGTCGGTTAGTTTTAAGCGGGAACTATATAAACCCCACCGAAACATCACGGAAAGGAGATCAGTGCAGAAATGGGTGCGACTTGAAttgtttttttcatttttatattatttgattGATATTTGCTTTCGTCTCAACTTCCCCACTTCAATCAATCAATGCCTCGGAACACCCTTTCTCCACTTACCTTTCTTCTCCACTTTTCTCTTTCGGGTCTTGATTTGCGTTAGATTCTAGGGAGATTAGAGGAAGATTGATTCTTTTTTTGATCATGGATTTGGGGAAAGGGAAGGGGATACGCTATTTTGATCTCAATTTACCTGTCCAGGATTCTTTAACTGGATTAGGGTTTCAAGATTCTGTTCCTTTCGGGTTCCCGCAGAATAATCTAACGGAATTCAACCGATTTGTTGATGATAGTGGTACGGGTAGCAGTTTTGGTGGTGATTTGAGCAGAGGGGAGACTGACCCAGATGTTCAAATGACTAGTTATGCTGACCCAGATGTTCAAATGACTAGTTATCCGAGTACGAGGAGATACACTATTGAAGAAAAGGCAAAGGCCAAAATAGATGATGGTAAAGGGAATCTTGATtgtgattttgattttgattttggttCTGATTTTGATCTTAATCTTCCTTTCGAAGCTTTTGGGGGATACCCAATTGAAGGACAAATTGAAAATATGGATGTAATCGATATATCGTCATCCAGTAGTGATGAGCTTGGGATGTTAAATACGGAATTTGTAGAAAAAAATTACCTCTCGCTTTTGTCCAGGGAAGCTACGAAGTTAGAACGGGAAAGGGTTGATGCCTTTGTAAGAGAAGAATCAAGAAGAAATGAAGAGATAGAAAGACAGCGTTCTATTGCCAGAAATGTTGCTAAAAAATTTGCACATCCTAAACAGCAGCAGCAAGAAACGAGTGACCCAGAAACGACTAGTCAATTGAGTGAAGTTGATTCTCAAAGTCCGTTTGCACTGGCAATGAAAGCAATCAGGAAGAGGAATTCAAGCCAAAATGTCCATAAGAAGTCTTTACCTGGTTTATCTGAGCCTCCGTTCAAATGGGTTCCGGCAAATAACAGAGGCCGTAATGGTTTTCAACGCTCTGTTCCTAAACTGCTTGATATTTGTCTCGATTTTATTGCCAAGAATGCTGATAAAATTGTGTCACTTGAATATATTCCGGACAATTTAAAGCATAAACTTAGTCAGATGGTTAGTTGTTATAGAAAATCGGACGCACGCTTTGTCGAACTTCTTGCAGGGAATTCTCCAACTGAGATTCGTGTGTGGGATACTTCACAATTGACAGAAGACGAATGTAGCAAAATTTTTAGTACTCTTGATACCAAGAACTTGACTGTAAGTAACTTTACATGATTATATCTATTTATGCATGAGTGATCATAGGATAACTTCTCCTGATTGAAGTACTGGTTGTCCAAACTCAATCATCTCTattattgaatttttaattaaaaatttgttaTCATTAGaattttttctcaaaatttcacTTTTTCAATGAAGTTCTCTGTCAATTTAGTACACTTCAATATATTGTTGGTCAGCATTTGAAATTGCAATTCACCAATATACCTAATGAAGTTATTGAGGCATAGATATTATCCTAGTATTCAAAATATTGGGGGTAACCCTTAGCTATAAAGTTGAACTGAAGATAAGATTCAAGGATTCAAATTCAAATCATTAAGAATTGTTTATTAATTATGATGTTGTTTGGGATCTGGCTGCAGGTTTTACAACTAGATCTTTGTGGATTGTGCATGCCTGATTATGTATTGTGTACCACTTTGGCCAGGCCATTGCATAAACTTTCTAAATTAGCCACCTTATCTCTAAGGGGTGCACATCGATTATCGGATTGTGGGCTAAGTGCACTGGCCGTGTCTGCACCAGTATTACAGTCTATAAATCTGAGCCAGTGCTCTCTTCTCACATCTAGTAGCATCAATGATCTGGCTAGTCATTTGGGATCTACTTTAAGGGAGCTATATATGGATGATTGTCAGAACATAGATGCCATGCTTATTTTACCAGCATTTAAGAAGTTCAAGCGTTTAGAAGTGTTGTCAGTGGCAGGCATTCGGACTGTTAGGGATGGTTTTGTCATTGCA belongs to Hevea brasiliensis isolate MT/VB/25A 57/8 chromosome 4, ASM3005281v1, whole genome shotgun sequence and includes:
- the LOC110664710 gene encoding uncharacterized protein LOC110664710, producing MDLGKGKGIRYFDLNLPVQDSLTGLGFQDSVPFGFPQNNLTEFNRFVDDSGTGSSFGGDLSRGETDPDVQMTSYADPDVQMTSYPSTRRYTIEEKAKAKIDDGKGNLDCDFDFDFGSDFDLNLPFEAFGGYPIEGQIENMDVIDISSSSSDELGMLNTEFVEKNYLSLLSREATKLERERVDAFVREESRRNEEIERQRSIARNVAKKFAHPKQQQQETSDPETTSQLSEVDSQSPFALAMKAIRKRNSSQNVHKKSLPGLSEPPFKWVPANNRGRNGFQRSVPKLLDICLDFIAKNADKIVSLEYIPDNLKHKLSQMVSCYRKSDARFVELLAGNSPTEIRVWDTSQLTEDECSKIFSTLDTKNLTVLQLDLCGLCMPDYVLCTTLARPLHKLSKLATLSLRGAHRLSDCGLSALAVSAPVLQSINLSQCSLLTSSSINDLASHLGSTLRELYMDDCQNIDAMLILPAFKKFKRLEVLSVAGIRTVRDGFVIAMVEACGMNMKELVFANCVELTDISLKFVGENCPNLCALDLSHLHNLTDKALQYLANGCRSIHKLKLCRNDFSDEAVAAFLEASGESVNVLSLNNISRVSLHTALAIAKCLRSLLSLDLSWCRKLTNEALGLIVDSCSSLKVLTLFGCTQITEVFLNGHSNSLVHIIGCKMTPILEHLDMLGPQETPLRYSPLIDVADQQSI